A stretch of DNA from uncultured Fibrobacter sp.:
TATTTTTCTTGGGCGTATACTGCATGGCGGCAAAGATTTCTTCTTCTTTGACGACGCCAACGAGGCGGTTGACAATTTTGCCGTCTTTAATCAGGAAGAACGTGGGAAATGCCTGAATGGGGAGCGAGGCCTTGATTTTTTCGATACCCGGTTCGTCAATACCTACCGAGGCGACCTTGATGTCGCTGTAGTTTTTCGCGATGCTGATGAGGGTGGGGATCATGACAAGGCAGGGCGGGCAACTGGTCGAAGAAATTTCGAGGATGACCGGTGTTTTGGATTTCAGGATTTCACTCTCGAAGTTGTTGTCGTTCACCTTGACGATTTTGATGTCGTCTGCAGCGTTTACGGTGGTGAAGGCGCCTGCAGCAAGAATTGCGGCCACGGCAAAGGTGGCGATGTGTTTCAGAATGCTCATGATGTTAAAATAGCAAAATGTTTGAGTGATAGAAAAAAGCTATTGCGCTTCAATGGCTTCGACGACTTTGATGTCGGCGGGCAGCCAGTCGACAGAATGCAGTTCTGCAGGGGCGAGCCATTTGGCTGCCTCGTGCTCCAAAAGTTCTGGAGCCTTGCCGCCAACAATCGTGCAAAAGTAGCAGTGCATGGTCAGATGGAAGGCGGGGTAGTCGTGTTCTACCGTGCAAAGAAAATCACCCACGTTCACATGGATGGCGAGTTCTTCTTTGAGTTCGCGTTCGAGTGCCTGTTGCGGGGTTTCGCCGCACTCCATTTTACCGCCAGGGAAC
This window harbors:
- a CDS encoding co-chaperone YbbN; translation: MSILKHIATFAVAAILAAGAFTTVNAADDIKIVKVNDNNFESEILKSKTPVILEISSTSCPPCLVMIPTLISIAKNYSDIKVASVGIDEPGIEKIKASLPIQAFPTFFLIKDGKIVNRLVGVVKEEEIFAAMQYTPKKNTAKNTKKSKNSPKNLVCKVNGQFSGLKNLVTISFEFGESEIKNVDIVTDVFIPPEMEDHREDIIARMRASGKGEVTTTLTGLQIHIDNDCRFMKAMDMKRTSTYGEMRAGLELQGFSCK
- a CDS encoding (deoxy)nucleoside triphosphate pyrophosphohydrolase, whose amino-acid sequence is MKRIEVVAGIIKDGNKIFATQRGYGEQKGFWEFPGGKMECGETPQQALERELKEELAIHVNVGDFLCTVEHDYPAFHLTMHCYFCTIVGGKAPELLEHEAAKWLAPAELHSVDWLPADIKVVEAIEAQ